Within the Candidatus Hydrogenedentota bacterium genome, the region CAGCATCTTAAGATACTGACTTCGAACATCAGCCCACTTGTAATGCATTGCGCACGGCCCGTCGGGTGAACAGGCTTTATTACCCATGAAGCACCCTTCCCAGCGACTGACACGGTCCACCGGCTCCACTACGTCGAAGAGCGTGATCGTGTCGGGGGTGCGAGCCAACTGGAAGCCGCCACCTTTTCCTTTTTGTGAGCAAACCACCCCGGATTGAATGAGCCCCTGCAACAGCTTTCCGAGGTAGTTTTGGGGGGCGCCAATTTTCTCCGCGATATGACCGGCCCCCTGGAACTCGCCTGGACGCTCCGCCAATGCTGCGACGGCCTTCAATGCGTGTAGCGCGGTCTTGGAAATCATTTTGAACTCCTTAATCGCATGCAATTATACCTTTATAGATCCCGACTGTCAAGCGGTCCTTCGCGCTCAAGTGTACGGAGATTGAATCGAAGTTGCGGTAGCGCGCGTACA harbors:
- a CDS encoding Rrf2 family transcriptional regulator, whose product is MISKTALHALKAVAALAERPGEFQGAGHIAEKIGAPQNYLGKLLQGLIQSGVVCSQKGKGGGFQLARTPDTITLFDVVEPVDRVSRWEGCFMGNKACSPDGPCAMHYKWADVRSQYLKMLKESTLADLVSHRISV